The Trinickia caryophylli genomic sequence GGCGCTGGCGAGTCATCTTGTCGCAGGCATCGAAGCACTCGAGGGCTATTACGCGCGCTGGCTGCCTAATCGTGCGTTGACGGCGCTGCTGCCGCTCGCGATTCTCGCCGTCGTGTTTCCCGTCGATTGGGTTTCGGGGCTCGTGCTGATGCTGACGGCGCCGCTCATTCCCGTATTCATGATCCTGCTCGGCAAGGACGCCGTGGAGGCGAATCAGCGCCAATGGCGCACGCTCGCTCGCCTGAGTGCGCGCTTTCTCGATACGCTCGCCGGCCTGACGACTCTCAAGCTTTTCAATGCCAGCCGCCGCGAGGCGCGCATGGTCGCGCGCGTGTCGGAGTCGTACCGGCAAAGCACGATGCAGGTGCTGCGCATCGCATTTCTCTCGTCGGTGGCGCTCGAATTTCTCTCGACTGTCAGCATCGCCGTCGTGGCCGTGTTGATCGGTTTCAACCTGCTCTACGCAAAGGTGCATTTTCAGCCGGCGTTCTTCGTACTGTTGCTGGCGCCGGAGTTCTACTTGCCGCTTCGCACACTCGGCACGCATTACCACGCGCGCATGGAGGCGATCGGCGCCGCGGAGCGCATCGCCGAAATTCTCGAGACGCCATTGCCGGGACTGCCGGAAAATGCCGGCCCGCTGGCCGAGGCCGCGGCGTACGGTATTCGTTTCGACAGCGTTGCATTCGAGTATGCGCCGGGACGCAAGGCGCTCGACGGGCTCACGTTCGCAGCGGAGCCGGGCCGCGTCACGGCGCTCGTAGGCCCGAGCGGAGCGGGCAAGAGTACGGTGCTGCATCTGCTGCTGCGCTTCGCGCGCGAGCAGAGCGGGGCGATCTGGATCGGCGATCAGCGGTTGGACGAAGTGGACGAGGCGAGCTGGCTCGCGAAGGTGGCTTGGGTGCCGCAACGGGCGCACGTATTTGCCGGCTCCGTGCTGGATAACCTGAGGCTCGCCCGGCCCGACGCGACGCTCGAGCAAGTGTGCGATGCCGCGCGGCTTGCCGGCGCGCACGCGTTCGTCACGGCCTTGCCGCGCGGCTACGATACACCGCTCGGCGAGCGCGGGATGGGCCTCTCGGGTGGGCAGGTGCAGCGGCTTGCACTCGCGCGTGCCTTCCTGAAAGACGCCCCGGTCGTCGTGCTCGACGAACCGACCGCGCACCTCGATGCGCACACCCAGGCCCATATTCACGAGGCGTTGCGCCGGCTTGCCGTGGGCCGGACGGTGTTGCTCGTCGCGCATCGGCCCGCCACTGCGCGGCTTGCCGACACCATCGTCGTGCTCGATGGAGGGCGTGCGGTGCAAAGCGGCAGCCACGACGCGCTCGTCGCGCATGACGGGCTCTATCGACGTCTGATCCGCGCGCATGCGGGCGAGGCGGCTACTTCGACTCTCACGCGTTCATGAACGATATGCAAACCACGGACGATCGCGGCGCGGACCAGGGCAGCGCCTTTTCGGCCCCGCAGGCGCGAGCCGACTTCCGGCGCCTCGTCTCGCTCTTTCGGCCTTATTGGCGATGGATGGCCGCCGGCGCTGCCGTGTCGCTCGCAACGCTGCTCGCGAACGTCGCGTTGATGGCGATCTCGGGATGGTTCATCGCATCGATGGCGCTGGCCGGCATCGCGCAGGCCGCTTTCGATTACTTCACGCCGGCCGCGGCGATTCGGGCCTGCGCCATCGTGCGCACGGCGGGGCGCTACGTCGAGCGGCTCGTCACCCACGAAGCCACGTTCTGGCTGCTCGCGCAGTTGCGCGTGTGGTTCTACGAGCGCGTCGAGCCGCTCGCGCCGGCGCGCCTCGCGGGCTTGCGCAGCGCCGAGTTGCTGAGCCGGATTCAGGCCGATATCGACAGCCTCAACCATGTCTATCTGCGCGTGATCGTACCCGTGGCCGTCGGCGCCGTCGCCTCGCTCCTCATCGTCGCCGCGACGGCGGCGTTCAGCCTCTGCGCGGCGGCCGTCACGCTGTTCTTCTTGCTTGCGGCAGGCGCGGCTTTGCCGGTCTGGCTGCTCCAACGAGCGAAGGGGCCCGCGTACGCCGGCGTGCAATGCCGGGCGCAGATGCGCGAGACGATCGTCGACACCGTGCAGGGCCTGGGGGAACTGCGCGTCTATGGAGGCGAGCAGGCTTACGCGGCTCGCCTCGATCGGCTTTCCGAACGGCTCGTGGCGACGCAGGCCGAGATCAGCCGCCTCAACGGTTTTGCTCAGGCCGCGATGGGGGCGGCGGCTTCGCTCGCGATGTGGGGCACGCTGGTTGTCGCGATTCCGTCCGTGGGCGACGGCACGCTGGCCCCAGCCCGGCTCGCGATGCTGGCATTGCTCGCGCTTGCGAGCTTCGAAGCCGTGATGCCGCTGCCGCTTGCGATGCAGGTGCTGGGCGAAAGCCTGGCCGCCGCGCGCCGCATTTTCGCGCTTGCCGATGCGGCCCCGGCCGTCGTCGACCCGCCCGAAGGGCTCACCCCCCAAGGCAGCGATCTTTCGCTGCGCAACGTATGCCTGCGTTATCGCGAGGATGGGCCGTGGGCGCTCGACGATCTCTCGTTCGATCTGCCCGCGCGGCAGCGCATGGCGGTGGTAGGCGCAAGCGGCGCCGGCAAGAGCACGCTCGTCAATCTGCTGCTTCGGTTCTGGGAGTACGAGGCCGGCAGCGTCCGGCTCGGCGGCGCGGAGCTGAGGCAATGCGCCGGCGAGGCCGTGCGTGCGCGCATTGCCGTGGTATCGCAGGACACGTACCTCTTCAACGCGACGATTCGCGAGAACCTGCTGCTCGCCCGGCCCGATGCCGACGATGCCATGCTCGAAGGCGCCTGCCGCACCGCGCAATTGCACGAGTTCATCGTGAGTTTGCCGCGCGGCTACGACACCGAACTCGGCGAAGCGGGCGCGGGACTTTCGGGCGGCCAGGCCCGCCGGCTCGCCATTGCGCGCGCACTGCTCGCGGATGCACCGATTCTCGTGCTCGACGAGCCCACCGAAGGGCTCGACACCGTGACGGAGCAGGCGCTCATCGGTGCAATCATGGCGCTGATGCAGGGGCGCAGCGTTTTGCTGATCACGCACCGGCTCAGTGCGTTGACCGATCTCGTCGATGAAGTGCTCGTCATGGATGCAGGGCGCATCGTCCAGCGCGGATCGCCGCAGGCACTGGCGGCAGCCGAGGGCCCGTTTCGCGAACTCGGGCGCGCGGGGGACGGCCTGCCGGTGCAATAGACGTCGCAGTCTCGGCGGGCCGGTGAGCGATCCGTTTCGGGTTGTCGCGGGGTAAGCCCTCATTGGGCCGCTGGCCCGCGCCTCGCTACAATCGGCGGGCCGGTGGGGCAAGTGACGCAATGCCGCAGCTCCCCGCCGGTACGGAGTCACGCGCAAGGCCTGCCGGCAGGCATCCCGATCCCCGGGGCGCCGCCGCTCTGCGCTTCGATGGAGTACACGAATGAAAACGGTACTGCATTTCGTCCTGCTGTCCCTCATCGCGATCGTCGCCATCGTCATCGGCGTGATCGTCGGCGATTACGGCGCGTGGTACTTCGCCTGGTTCATCGGTACCGTCATGATCGTGCTTGCCGCGGCGGCGGGCGGTGTGTTGTTCGATACGCAGCAGGCGGAGCGCGACGCGGCGCCGCAATGACGCCGCGCCTGCCGCGCAGTCGAATCCGCGGCAGTCGCTTGCACGCTGCCCGGAGGCGCCGTGGGCGGCGGGCGTCAGCCGGCGACGCCCGCGGTATTCGGCGCGAGCGGTTGCGTCATCACGCGATTGCGGCCCGCCAGTTTCGCTTCGTACAGTAATTGATCCGCCTGTTTGAAGAGCCGCGCGAGATCGGGGCGCTCCGCGCTCGAATGCGCGACGCCGAAGCTTGCACTCATGCGGCAGGGGGTACCTGAATCGGTTGCAAGCATGGCGTCGGCGATTTCCTGGCGCATGCGCTCCGCCATCGCCTGCGCTTCGTCCACGTTCTGCACGCGTGTCATGACGGCGAACTCTTCACCGCCGATGCGCGCCACGATATCCGTGCGGCGAAACTGCTGCCGGCAAAGGCGCGCGACGAGGCGCAGCGCGTCATCGCCGACGGCATGGCCGTGCGTGTCATTGATCCGCTTGAAGTAATCGAGATCGAACATGATCAGCGCGACGGGAGAGCCCGCGTCGTGCCCCTGCTCGCACATCGCGCGCGCCCGGCTTTCGAACGCCCGGCGGTTCAGCAATCGTGTCAGCGAATCCGTCTCGGCCATCGTCGCCAGCTCTTCGATGAGGCGGGCGCGTTCCGTCTCGAGGCGAGCCCGCGCGATGCTGTTTTCCTTCAGCGTGCGAATGGCTTCGAACATCGTGCGGACCTCGAGCCGCGAAAAGGTGGCAGGCACCTCGCGCGCATAATCGCCGGAGGCGATGGCGCGGATGCATTCGGTGGCCTGCACGAATGGCCGCACGATATCGCGCCGAAAGCCGATCGCCACCCACGCGAACGCCATCAGCAGTACCGCATCGCTTGCCGTCACCGCCAGCGCCGTGACGCGCGTGGAGTCGCGGCGACGCTGTAGCTCCGTCTGGGCCCTGGCCATCACGGCATCGCGAAAACCGATGATCGGCAGCATCGTCGGTACGTAGCGCTCGGCGAACTGCCCGGTCGACACACCGGCCCCGCCCGTGTGCTGTGCGCGCGCCTCCACCTCGCTCACGTACGTCAAGCCTTCGCCGAAGTAGCGCGTATTGATGGGGGCGAACGCTTCGACGCTCAGCGCCGGAAGATCGACCATGCGCACGTTAATGGCGGTTCGCAACTGCTCGATGCGTCCCCGCGTGTAGGCGATCGCAAGGCGCTCGTCGATCGTAAGCGGCCGCCCGAGCGCGAGCGCGGCCGTGAGCTGCGAACCGAGGCGCCCCGCGTGCTCGCGCAGATCGGCGGCGATGCGCGCGATCATGAGGCAATTGAAGACGCTCGGGGCGCCGCGCGCGACGAATGTCGTGCGGGAGACGGCGATCGGCCCGAAACCGTCGACGACGCGAAACATCCGCGCGATCACTTCCTCCACGGCGCGATCCCCGCGTGCGGCGCGGGGCAGCGCCGCCAGCCGGTCGGCCTCGGCCCGGGTTGCCGCGAGGTCGGCCTTGAGCTGCTTCACGGCGGCGTAGTCGCCCTCGCAGGACGGGCACTTCTCGGGCCGCAGCAAATCGAAGAGCTGCGCGAGCTGGTCGTCGCTGTCGATGCGGGCACGCCGCAGCAAGATCGTGCGCGTTGCCGGAACAGGCTGGTCTTCTCCGAGCACGCCATTCATCGGGCCGCGCTCGGCGGAGATTTTTTCCATCGCGCTCAGCGTTGCCCGGAACGCCCGAAAATGCCGCATCGATTCGTTGACGCGCGCGAGCGCCGTCCACTCGTAGGCCAGCAGCACGTACGAGAGTACGAGCATCGGCACGAGCGCGATCGCGACGCCGATGGCGAAGCGCCTTCCCATCGGCATTCGGGACAGCAGATTGTGAGTCATGACGCGTCCGGTCGCGCGCCTCGCGGCGCGGCGAAATCGTATAAGCCGCCAACGCGGCCGGCGGCTCGCGTCGTAGGCGTCCGGCAAACGTGGGCGGAATTGTTGGCAAGTGAATTAACGGCAGGGCGCGCCGATATCTTTATGTCCGTCGATGGGCACCGGGGCCCTGCGCCCCCGGCTCGCGGTAAGGATTTCCCTACCTGCGAATCCGGCCTTCCCTATCGTTGCCAAGCGTGATTGGCAGGCATAGTTATGCCCCGCCGTCACTGTTGATTGATCGGGTGCAACGCCCGCGCCGCGCCGAGCGCAGCGTGTCCGCCGTACATCGGCGCGATGCACCGTTCCCCCTTGGATTCCGGCGCACCTCGGGAGCGTCCATGCCGGAATCTTTTTAGAGCCGTCTCGCGACGGCTCTCTTTTTTTCGCCCGGCTTTCTCGCGCATGCGCCCGATCGCCCGGCTGGAATCCGCCGTTGGCGGCCTAAGGGTTTCCGAGGTCAGGATGTCCTGATAGCAAAATCAGACGGCGACTGGTGTATTTGCGTGGTTTTCCGATGATTTCGCGCCGCGATCGAGTGGCGAACGAGTGCACAATACGTCGAATGAAAACGGCCGCTTTAGCGAAGAGGTTATGTACGTCAGAGGATCCGTCGCGATAGCTCGCTTGCTCGGCACCCGGCACCAGCAACTGACGGTATGTGTTGTCGCTGTCGCTGTCGTTTTTGTAGGCGCTGCTGCCCGTTCGCCCGCGCCTGTGGCCGGCGGGCCGCGATCGCCAGGCGAATTCGAGCGGGGCGCCCCGGCTCTCGCGCCGCCCGACGGCGCGCTCGGCCATGCCGATCGGGTGTTCCCGTGAGCGGCGGCCACGATTGCGGGGTACCGGGCACCGCCTCGATCCTCATTGTGGACGATGCGCCCGACGATCTGGCCATCGTTGCCGCTCATCTCGCCCGATCCGGCTTTCGTGCACTCGTGGCCGCGAGTGGGGAACAGGCGCTCGAGCACGCTCGCGCATCGCGTCCGGCCTTGATTCTGCTCGACGTACGCATGCCGGGCATGGACGGCTTCGAGACCTGCCGGCGGCTCAAGGTCGATGCGCACACGCGCGATATTCCCGTCGTTTTCATGACGGCGTCGGACCATGTCGACGACATGGTCGAAGGATTTGCCGCGGGCGGCGTGGACTGTCTGACAAAGCCGGTGAGGATCGGCGAAATGACGGCACGTATCAACGTTCATCTGACGATGCGCGCGATGCATGAAACGCTTGCCGAGAGTAATCGCCGGCTGCGCGACGAGGTGGCGGTGCGCGAACAGGCCGAGCGGGAGCTCTCTCGCGCGCGCGACGAACTCGAAGAGCGCGTGGTCCTGCGCACGCGGGAGCTCGCGCGCGCAAACGCCGATTTACGGGCGCAGATGGCCGAGCGCGAGCGCACCGAGGCGAAACTCAAGCGCAGCGAGACGCGCCAGCGCATGATCGTCGAGGCGAGCCCGGTGCCGCTCGGGATCACGGCGCTGCGGGCGCGACGCATCCTTTATACGAACGAGTCGCTGCGCGAGCTCTTCGGGATGAGCGAGCACGAGCAGTCGCTGCTCGACCCCACGATCCTGTATGTCGACCACGATGCGCGCGAGCGGATGATCGCCGCGATCGTGCACGAAGGCGTCGTCGCCGACGGCGAAGTGCACTTCCGCCGCCTCGACGGCTCGACGTTCTGGGCGATCGTCACCGCGAGGCTCGGCACCTACGATGACGAACCCGCGATCTACTGGGGCTTCAACGACGTCAGCGCCCGCAAGCAGGCCGAGGAGCGGCTGCGTGCCAGCGAGGCGAGCCTCGCCAACGCGCAGAGGCTCGCCCGCATCGGCGATTGGAAGTGGGATTCGGAAAACGGCGTGACCCACGTATCGGACGAAACGCGGATCATCCTCGGGCTGAATGCGAACGACATCGGGTGGGCCGGCTTTCGCGCCTACATGGCCGCCGTGCACACCGAAGACCGCGCCGAAGT encodes the following:
- the cydD gene encoding thiol reductant ABC exporter subunit CydD; the encoded protein is MNPDSKLKKILDAWLAERARKVRSPLRMAVAMGLLGGVLVIVQAALLAWSVDAVVIRHASLGAVWPALAAMLPVFALRFLFVRAAERHAFVAASSVRTQLRAELMRRIQALGPLGLQHESSGALASHLVAGIEALEGYYARWLPNRALTALLPLAILAVVFPVDWVSGLVLMLTAPLIPVFMILLGKDAVEANQRQWRTLARLSARFLDTLAGLTTLKLFNASRREARMVARVSESYRQSTMQVLRIAFLSSVALEFLSTVSIAVVAVLIGFNLLYAKVHFQPAFFVLLLAPEFYLPLRTLGTHYHARMEAIGAAERIAEILETPLPGLPENAGPLAEAAAYGIRFDSVAFEYAPGRKALDGLTFAAEPGRVTALVGPSGAGKSTVLHLLLRFAREQSGAIWIGDQRLDEVDEASWLAKVAWVPQRAHVFAGSVLDNLRLARPDATLEQVCDAARLAGAHAFVTALPRGYDTPLGERGMGLSGGQVQRLALARAFLKDAPVVVLDEPTAHLDAHTQAHIHEALRRLAVGRTVLLVAHRPATARLADTIVVLDGGRAVQSGSHDALVAHDGLYRRLIRAHAGEAATSTLTRS
- the cydC gene encoding thiol reductant ABC exporter subunit CydC; this translates as MNDMQTTDDRGADQGSAFSAPQARADFRRLVSLFRPYWRWMAAGAAVSLATLLANVALMAISGWFIASMALAGIAQAAFDYFTPAAAIRACAIVRTAGRYVERLVTHEATFWLLAQLRVWFYERVEPLAPARLAGLRSAELLSRIQADIDSLNHVYLRVIVPVAVGAVASLLIVAATAAFSLCAAAVTLFFLLAAGAALPVWLLQRAKGPAYAGVQCRAQMRETIVDTVQGLGELRVYGGEQAYAARLDRLSERLVATQAEISRLNGFAQAAMGAAASLAMWGTLVVAIPSVGDGTLAPARLAMLALLALASFEAVMPLPLAMQVLGESLAAARRIFALADAAPAVVDPPEGLTPQGSDLSLRNVCLRYREDGPWALDDLSFDLPARQRMAVVGASGAGKSTLVNLLLRFWEYEAGSVRLGGAELRQCAGEAVRARIAVVSQDTYLFNATIRENLLLARPDADDAMLEGACRTAQLHEFIVSLPRGYDTELGEAGAGLSGGQARRLAIARALLADAPILVLDEPTEGLDTVTEQALIGAIMALMQGRSVLLITHRLSALTDLVDEVLVMDAGRIVQRGSPQALAAAEGPFRELGRAGDGLPVQ
- a CDS encoding GGDEF domain-containing protein codes for the protein MTHNLLSRMPMGRRFAIGVAIALVPMLVLSYVLLAYEWTALARVNESMRHFRAFRATLSAMEKISAERGPMNGVLGEDQPVPATRTILLRRARIDSDDQLAQLFDLLRPEKCPSCEGDYAAVKQLKADLAATRAEADRLAALPRAARGDRAVEEVIARMFRVVDGFGPIAVSRTTFVARGAPSVFNCLMIARIAADLREHAGRLGSQLTAALALGRPLTIDERLAIAYTRGRIEQLRTAINVRMVDLPALSVEAFAPINTRYFGEGLTYVSEVEARAQHTGGAGVSTGQFAERYVPTMLPIIGFRDAVMARAQTELQRRRDSTRVTALAVTASDAVLLMAFAWVAIGFRRDIVRPFVQATECIRAIASGDYAREVPATFSRLEVRTMFEAIRTLKENSIARARLETERARLIEELATMAETDSLTRLLNRRAFESRARAMCEQGHDAGSPVALIMFDLDYFKRINDTHGHAVGDDALRLVARLCRQQFRRTDIVARIGGEEFAVMTRVQNVDEAQAMAERMRQEIADAMLATDSGTPCRMSASFGVAHSSAERPDLARLFKQADQLLYEAKLAGRNRVMTQPLAPNTAGVAG
- a CDS encoding response regulator, translating into MSGGHDCGVPGTASILIVDDAPDDLAIVAAHLARSGFRALVAASGEQALEHARASRPALILLDVRMPGMDGFETCRRLKVDAHTRDIPVVFMTASDHVDDMVEGFAAGGVDCLTKPVRIGEMTARINVHLTMRAMHETLAESNRRLRDEVAVREQAERELSRARDELEERVVLRTRELARANADLRAQMAERERTEAKLKRSETRQRMIVEASPVPLGITALRARRILYTNESLRELFGMSEHEQSLLDPTILYVDHDARERMIAAIVHEGVVADGEVHFRRLDGSTFWAIVTARLGTYDDEPAIYWGFNDVSARKQAEERLRASEASLANAQRLARIGDWKWDSENGVTHVSDETRIILGLNANDIGWAGFRAYMAAVHTEDRAEVRRAMRRALLRGAAQAVDHRVSAADGGMRIVQVRAQVVRRARGGPIEVVGTIQDVTERKRIEQALVESREQLREFGAYMEAVREEERKRIALEIHDELGQLLTALKMDVALVKMRLAESPELLTKVTEMRELVERTILMVRNVTNHLRPAALNFGLASALEWLAEDFSKRTGISCQFLMNAGEPILCDTHATAVFRVVQESLTNVARHAGATRVHVSVTRGDHGFELHVSDNGCGFDPAAPRKRDAYGLLSMSERARLIGASLQVDSAPGAGTVVSISIPIHHGEQG